One region of Vigna angularis cultivar LongXiaoDou No.4 chromosome 10, ASM1680809v1, whole genome shotgun sequence genomic DNA includes:
- the LOC108335043 gene encoding bifunctional pinoresinol-lariciresinol reductase 2, protein MEKSKVLIVGGTGYIGKRLVKASLAQGHHTYVLHRPEIGVDIEKVQLLLSFKEQGARLVSGSFNDHQSLVNAVKLVDVVICAISGVHIRSHQILLQLKLVDAIKEAGNVKRFLPSEFGTDPSRMGHALEPGRVTFDDKMVVRKAIEEAGIPFTYISANCFAGYFLGGLCQPGFIMPPRDSVVLFGDGNVKAIYVEEYDIAMYTIKSVDDPRTLNKTVYIRPPENILSQREVVQIWEKLIGKELQKSSISAEQLLSSMEGQPYEQQVGIGHYYHVCFEGCLTNFEIGEEGLEACELYPEIKYTTVEDYMKRYV, encoded by the exons ATGGAAAAGAGCAAAGTTCTTATTGTTGGGGGAACTGGCTACATAGGGAAAAGGTTGGTGAAGGCTAGTTTAGCTCAAGGACACCATACATATGTCCTTCACAGGCCAGAGATTGGTGTTGACATTGAGAAAGTTCAGCTTCTCTTGTCGTTCAAGGAACAAGGAGCAAGACTAGTGTCAGGTTCCTTTAATGATCATCAGAGCCTGGTGAATGCCGTGAAACTGGTTGATGTTGTCATTTGTGCCATATCTGGTGTTCATATCCGCAGCCACCAAATCCTCCTCCAACTTAAACTTGTTGATGCAATAAAAGAAGCTGGAAATGTCAAG AGATTTTTGCCTTCAGAGTTTGGGACTGATCCTTCAAGAATGGGACATGCATTGGAGCCTGGAAGAGTAACATTTGACGACAAAATGGTTGTAAGAAAAGCTATTGAAGAGGCTGGAATACCATTCACCTATATTTCTGCTAATTGTTTTGCCGGTTACTTTCTTGGTGGGTTATGTCAGCCCGGCTTTATAATGCCCCCAAGGGATTCTGTAGTGTTATTTGGAGATGGAAACGTAAAGG CTATCTATGTGGAAGAATATGATATAGCCATGTATACTATCAAAAGCGTAGATGATCCCAGAACTCTGAACAAAACAGTTTACATTAGGCCACCAGAAAACATACTCTCCCAGAGAGAAGTTGTTCAAATTTGGGAGAAACTGATTGGGAAAGAGTTGCAGAAATCTTCAATTTCTGCAGAACAACTTTTGAGTTCCATGGAAG GACAACCTTATGAACAGCAAGTAGGAATTGGACATTACTACCATGTTTGCTTTGAAGGATGTCTCACAAATTTTGAGATTGGAGAAGAAGGGCTTGAAGCTTGTGAATTGTATCCTGAAATAAAGTACACTACTGTTGAAGACTACATGAAACGTTATGTATAG